A segment of the Caldisericota bacterium genome:
TCGTTTAGTTCATCAAAACTTTTTAACAAGCCAATGTCCAACAACCAATCTATTAAAGCCCCAACAATAAATATACTGCCTTCTATGGCATATTGAGTTTTGCCTTTAATTTTCGATGCAATAGTGGTAAGAATCCCTTTGTCAAAAAATTGTGGCTTATCACCAGTATTTAAAAGCAAAAAACTACCAGTCCCGTAAGTATTCGTAGCAATACCTTTTTTAACTCCTCCCTGACCGAAAAGTGCAGCCTGCTGATCTCCCATAACGCCTGTAATAGGGATTCCATCTGGAAGAACATCGATGCCAGATGTTGTACCAAAAATATCTGCACTCTCTACCACTTCCGGAAGCATCTCTTCGTTAACTTTGAAAAGATGTAAAAGCTCCTTATCGTACTGCAAGTTATTTATATTAAAAAGCAAAGTTCTTGAAGCATTTGTTACATCCGTTTTAAAAAATTTGCCTCCGGACAATTTGTATACAAGAAATGCATCAATTGTACCAAACAATGTTTTTTTATTGTTTACCTCAAGGACATTTTCCAGCAACCAACGGATTTTTGTTCCGGAAAAATATGGATCAAGAAATAACCCTGTTTTCTCATGAATAACCTTTTCCGTTCCTTGTTCTTTCAAAGCTTCAGATAGCTGTGTAGTCCTTCTACATTGCCATACAATAGCGTTATGCAAAGGTTTTCCACTATCTCTATCAAACGGCACAACTGTTTCACGTTGGTTGGTTATTCCAATCGCTAAAATGTCTTTTGAATCTATTTTCCCTTTTTGTAAAGCCTCTTTGATCGATTTTAATACTTTTTCAAATATTTCTTCAGCATCCTGTTCTACCCATCCATGCTTTGGAAAATACTGATTAAACTTCTTTTGAGATGATGAAACCTCTCTAATTTTTTCATCAAAAATTATTGTCCTCGTGCTCGTTGTTCCCTCATCAATAACCAGAATGTAGCGTGCCATATATCCTCCTTAAAAAATTTGTGTACAGTATCAAACCAATATTTTTCCAAAACTCAGGTCAATTTAAAAAATTAACCCAAATGCATACTACTCCCATTCAATAGTAGCTGGGGGTTTCGAGCTAATATCATAAGTAACTCTGTTCACGCTTGTCACTTCATTGATAATACGAGATGATACCTTTTTCAGAAAATCAAATGGGACCTTAGCCCAATCAGCCGTCATCCCATCACTACTTTGGACAATTCTTATAACAATCACTGAATCGTATGTTCTTTTATCACCCATAACACCGACTGTTTTCACCGGAAGAAAAACACAAAAGGCCTGCCATACTTTATCATATAAACCCGCCTTGCTCAGTTCTTCTAAAAATATATAGTCCGCTTCTCGCAAAGTGTTTAATCTCTCTTCGGTAATTTTTCCAATAATTCTAATAGCAAGTCCGGGTCCCGGAAACGGATGGCGTGCTAAAATTTTCTCTGGGATACCTAGCTCTTTTCCGAGCACACGCACTTCATCTTTAAACAATTCTCTAAGCGGCTCAATAAGAACAAACTTCATATTCTTTGGAAGGCCTCCAACATTATGATGTGACTTAATTTTTGCGGAATATTTCCCTCCTTTTTTCGACTCAATAACATCCGGATAAAGCGTACCCTGAACAAGATACTTGATATCCCCCTCATCTTTAGCAACTTTCTCAAATACTTTTATAAATTCCCGTCCTATTATTTTTCTTTTTTTCTCTGGCAAAGAAACACCTTTTAAATTATCAAGAAACTGTTTCTTTGCATCTACAAACAGCACTTTAAGCCGCAAGTCTCTGCGAAAAACATCAAGAAGTTCAATGGCTTCGTTTTTTCTCAAAAGGCCAGTATCAACAAAAACAGGAATCAAATTTTTACCAAGCGCCTTTGAGGCAAGAATAGTTGCTACAGATGAATCCACTCCACCACTAAGCCCTGATATAACCTTGCTCTCTTTTGCAGTTTCTCGAATTTCATTGATTTTAGCAACTGCAAAATCAGAGATACTCCAGGAAGGAGAAACCTTACATATTTTAAACAAAAAATTGGAAATTATCTCTTTACCAAATTCACTATGGTTAACTTCCGGGTGAAACTGTAAGCCAAAAATATTATCTTCCTCAATTGATGCAATAAGGCCGTTTTCACTTATCGAAGTAATATTAAACCCGGCTGGCATTTTATCGACATAATCATTATGGCTCATCCACATAATACTTCTTTTGGGGATAGAATCAAATAAAAGAGATTTTTTAACAACTTTTATCTCATTTCTTCCAAATTCTCCAAGTGTACCCCTCGCAATTCTTCCACCAAGCATTTTAACAATAAGCTGAAAACCGTAACATATACCAAGCACGGGAATACCTAGCTTAAAAATTTCTTTGTTAGGAAAAAGAGCATCTTTTTCATAGACGCTGCAAGGACCACCGGATAATATTATTCCTTTTGGTTTTAAAGAAACAATCTCATCAATCTTAGTTTCAGGCGAAACAATCTCAGAATAAACTCCGAGCCCTCGCACCTTTTTCGTTATAAGATGCGTATATTGTGAGCCAAAATCAATTATTACAATGTTTTTGTTAAAGTTCTTTAACATCATGCGCTCGGCTCTCCCTAAGACCCATTCCAGTAATTTGGTAAAATTTTGCTTTCTCTCTCAGTTCTTCAATATTTTTCGCTCCTACATATCCCATACCGGAACGAAGCCCCCACACTAATTTGAACATAACATCCTTAAGAGCACCAGTATACAACGTTAAAGCTTCAATTCCTTCAGCAACCATTTTAACCCCCGCACCTCCGCCATACCTATCGCCACTTCCCTTTTTTAATGCAGAAATAGATCCCATTCCTCTAAAATATTTATATTTCACTCCTTCTTTTTCCACTAGTTTTGACGAACTTTCATCACAACCCGCAAAAATGTTTCCCATCATGACAGAATTTGCTCCCAGTCCAATAGCTTTAACAATATCCCCGGAAGTTTTTATACCTCCATCAGCTATCATGGGAATGCCTTTCTCCTGGCATGCCAAACGAACATTCATAATAGCAGAAGCCTGTGGAACCCCAGCGCCAGAAATTGTACGAGTAGTACATATTGATCCCGGACCAATTCCCACTTTGACGGCATCACTCCCTGCCTTAATCAGAAAAAAAGCACCTTCTTCAGTTGCAACATTTCCTGCAATTACATCTGTATCAGGAAATTTATCCTTTACACGCTTAACAAAATCCCCAACTCGTTGTGAGTGGCCATGAGAAGTATCTATAACAACAAAATCGCATCCAACCTCTACCAAGTACTTTACTCTGCTAATTTCCCCGTCAGCAACTCCTACTGCGCCACCGACAAGTAATCTATCATCTTTGCCAAGTACACAATTTTTAGTAGCTTTCGCTTTTTTCACTTTTTTTATTTGAAGCGCCTCTTCCTCTTTTTTCATATTTCTGTGTATAACTCCAACCCCGCCAAGTCTTGCCATTTCTATAGCCATCTTGCTTTCAGTTACTGTGTCCATAGGAGCAGAAATAAAAGGAATTTTCAAATCAATATTTCTTGTTAACTTCGTACATGTATCCACATCTTGAGGTAATACAGCAGAATACAGGGGAACAATTAAAATATCATCAAAAGTAAACGCTAAACCAGTAATTTTTGGTGCATTTTTCATTTTTTATCCCTCCTCCAAATCCCTCATATCATAATACTTATCAAAATATTACGCATATCCAAGTTATAAATATCATATTATCTTTTTCTTTAGAATAATCAAGATTTCATAATTAAATACTAAATAATTTTGAAGAAATTAAATTAACTAATCGGTATATTTTATAAAAATAAAAAATATACATATAATAGATAAAAGTTTAAAGAGGATAAAAACTTTATGGCTAAAAATAAAGAAAACAAACTAACTGAGGCTATTGTTTCAACCCCAATTCATGAATACTTTCATGTTAAAAACCTCCGTAGACATAATATAACGTCGTTGCCAGATAAAAATAAAGCAATAAAACAACATAATGAATTAAAGAAAACAATGCAAAATTTTGGATGCCATATTATTGATGTCAAAGAATTAAAAGGACATCCAAACTCGATATTTGTAAAGGACACAGCAATTTGCACATCAAATGGATACATTAAATTGAGAATGGGATTAATTAGCAGGAGAGAAGAAGAACAATGGATTTCAAAAACATTGAAATCTCTAAATATCCCGCTTATTGCATCTCTTAAAGAACCTGCTACTGCGGAAGGTGGTGATGTAGTATTGGCAGGAAAAATTGCATTTATTGGGCACTCATCAAGAACAAACAAGGAAGGAACAACAGCAATTAGCCATATCCTGTCAAATATGGGATATGAAACACGAATAGCCAACGTACCTTTGCCATTCTTACACATCGGTGGAGCAATGACCGCGTTAGATAACAACTGCATCGTTCATTGCAAACAGGTATTTCCAGATGACTTCTTTAAAGATTTTAAGGAAATAGAAATCCCCTGCAATACATTTATCAGTGGTAATGTTATTAATCTTGGAAAAAACGAAGTAATAGCAGAAGTATCCAACACACCACTTATCAGAACACTTCAAGAAAATGGTTTTATTGTTCACTCAATAGATTTGTCCGAATTTATAAAAGGAACAGGGGGACCAAGTTGCCTTGTTTTATCTGTAAAAAGGGAATGATTATCGGTTAGATTATTCATCTGTAAGTAATTGTTACAGTTCTTGTAGTCCCATCCCAATCAACTATACATCCCAGATTCTCTGCAACAAATCGAATAGGAACAAATGTTCTATCATTCACAATAATGGGAGATACATTGTGGTTATTCACATCTATCCATACAGGGACACCATTCACCGATGCTTTCGGACTATCAATCCAGAGATATATAAAAATAGTGTCAAGTTGAACAGTAACCTTTCTTTCTTTATCATCCCATTGAACCGTACCACCCAGAGCTTCTACAATTGCACGTATCGGCACAACGGTTCTATCCCAGCCATGCACAATCACAGGAATTGTGCCTCTCCCCGGATCTATTTCTTGCTCAACCCCATTTACCAGCATATATGGATTGCCTATCTTCAATTTTATAACTATATTCAGCTTTCCTTTTAAGAAAACGATTTTTGTAATTGTAGTTTCCTCTCCTCCTTCGTAAACTGCAACTGCAGTAATTATATTTTGTTGAGCAAGCAGCAAAACAGTTGCATCAAAAGTTCCATCCGTTTTTACATTTATTTTTTTGCCATTAATTGTTAGATAAGACCCTGGTGATACCTTGCCTGTGAAAGAAAAAGTCGAATTTGAAACAGTAATTCCATCTGTAAAATTAAGATGCAGATAAGGCTTTACCGTAAAGATGCCTTTTTCAATCAAAATTTCTAAACGTTCATTCAAAACATTCTCCACAATTACATTTTGCAGTTGAAGAGTATTTACAGAAATTTTTTTACACTTTACAGTAACAAAAGCTACATTACCGCTTCCAGAAACAGCAGTTTTACCTTTTGTAGAAACAGCAACAAGAATTTTTCCACTGCTAACTTTATGAACAATTAACCCCTCCTTAAATAACGCACCTTTCTCTACATTGACAATAGAAATATTATTGCCATTATACGTAATAACAAAAGACAATCCCCTCATATTTTCTACCCCTGTTATATCTATCGGGATAGTAGCCGTTTCACCCTTCATTGCATCACCATTGCCAATAGATAATTTAGCAGGAAGATGCGTAGATATCATTACCGTAACAACGACTGATCTAGTTAAATTATGAGAAGAC
Coding sequences within it:
- the glpK gene encoding glycerol kinase GlpK, which gives rise to MARYILVIDEGTTSTRTIIFDEKIREVSSSQKKFNQYFPKHGWVEQDAEEIFEKVLKSIKEALQKGKIDSKDILAIGITNQRETVVPFDRDSGKPLHNAIVWQCRRTTQLSEALKEQGTEKVIHEKTGLFLDPYFSGTKIRWLLENVLEVNNKKTLFGTIDAFLVYKLSGGKFFKTDVTNASRTLLFNINNLQYDKELLHLFKVNEEMLPEVVESADIFGTTSGIDVLPDGIPITGVMGDQQAALFGQGGVKKGIATNTYGTGSFLLLNTGDKPQFFDKGILTTIASKIKGKTQYAIEGSIFIVGALIDWLLDIGLLKSFDELNDILSNGIEPDIYFVPAFTGLGAPHWDPYARGGIFGLTRGTKREDIVKGAIYSITLQVEELLRFIKGKCPEISEMRVDGGVAKNDYIMQLQSDMSHIKIMRPVCKESTAKGAALLAAIGAGVLQEEEIENCFAVEKVFNPLWNNIKREVAYEKYLKAVERVKNWEK
- the guaA gene encoding glutamine-hydrolyzing GMP synthase, which gives rise to MMLKNFNKNIVIIDFGSQYTHLITKKVRGLGVYSEIVSPETKIDEIVSLKPKGIILSGGPCSVYEKDALFPNKEIFKLGIPVLGICYGFQLIVKMLGGRIARGTLGEFGRNEIKVVKKSLLFDSIPKRSIMWMSHNDYVDKMPAGFNITSISENGLIASIEEDNIFGLQFHPEVNHSEFGKEIISNFLFKICKVSPSWSISDFAVAKINEIRETAKESKVISGLSGGVDSSVATILASKALGKNLIPVFVDTGLLRKNEAIELLDVFRRDLRLKVLFVDAKKQFLDNLKGVSLPEKKRKIIGREFIKVFEKVAKDEGDIKYLVQGTLYPDVIESKKGGKYSAKIKSHHNVGGLPKNMKFVLIEPLRELFKDEVRVLGKELGIPEKILARHPFPGPGLAIRIIGKITEERLNTLREADYIFLEELSKAGLYDKVWQAFCVFLPVKTVGVMGDKRTYDSVIVIRIVQSSDGMTADWAKVPFDFLKKVSSRIINEVTSVNRVTYDISSKPPATIEWE
- a CDS encoding IMP dehydrogenase produces the protein MKNAPKITGLAFTFDDILIVPLYSAVLPQDVDTCTKLTRNIDLKIPFISAPMDTVTESKMAIEMARLGGVGVIHRNMKKEEEALQIKKVKKAKATKNCVLGKDDRLLVGGAVGVADGEISRVKYLVEVGCDFVVIDTSHGHSQRVGDFVKRVKDKFPDTDVIAGNVATEEGAFFLIKAGSDAVKVGIGPGSICTTRTISGAGVPQASAIMNVRLACQEKGIPMIADGGIKTSGDIVKAIGLGANSVMMGNIFAGCDESSSKLVEKEGVKYKYFRGMGSISALKKGSGDRYGGGAGVKMVAEGIEALTLYTGALKDVMFKLVWGLRSGMGYVGAKNIEELREKAKFYQITGMGLRESRAHDVKEL
- a CDS encoding arginine deiminase family protein; this translates as MAKNKENKLTEAIVSTPIHEYFHVKNLRRHNITSLPDKNKAIKQHNELKKTMQNFGCHIIDVKELKGHPNSIFVKDTAICTSNGYIKLRMGLISRREEEQWISKTLKSLNIPLIASLKEPATAEGGDVVLAGKIAFIGHSSRTNKEGTTAISHILSNMGYETRIANVPLPFLHIGGAMTALDNNCIVHCKQVFPDDFFKDFKEIEIPCNTFISGNVINLGKNEVIAEVSNTPLIRTLQENGFIVHSIDLSEFIKGTGGPSCLVLSVKRE